From the genome of Flavobacterium sediminis:
TTGAATCACTTCTTCTTCTGTTTCGCCTAAACCTAACATGATTCCTGATTTGGTTCTGTTGATGCCTTGCTCTTTTAAATAGCGCAACACTTCCAGACTTCTGTCGTATTTAGCCTGAATACGTACTTCACGGGTTAAACGGCGTACGGTTTCCATATTATGAGAAACAACTTCAGGAGCAACCGCAATGATACGGTCAATGTTTTTTTCTACTCCTTGAAAATCAGGAATTAATGTTTCTAAAGTGGTATGAGGGTTCATACGACGTATAGCTTTAACCGTTTCAGCCCAAATAATGGATCCCATATCTTTTAGGTCATCACGATCCACACTGGTAATAACAGCGTGTTTGATGTTCATTAACTTAATGGAACGTGCTACTTTTTCAGGTTCTTCCCAGTCTACATCTTCTGGTCTTCCGGTTTTAACACCGCAAAATCCGCAGGAACGGGTACAGATATTACCTAAGATCATGAAAGTTGCTGTACCTTCTCCCCAACATTCTCCCATATTCGGGCAACTTCCTGAGGTACAAATAGTATTTAATTTATATTTGTCAACAAGACCTCTTAACTCGGTATATTTTTTTCCGGTAGGTAATTTAACTCGCAACCATTTCGGTTTGGCTTCTCTTGGAGGAAAAACACTTGCTGTTTCTGTATTCATACTCATAATGTGTTTGAAGAGCAAAGATAAGAAGAATTCAAAAAAGAAGTGTTAAGATTGCGTTTAAGCTTTTTTCTTTTTAGTAATAGTTTCAGCTAAAAGCTTCTTAGCACGGAGTAGCTTGATTTTAATATTGTTCAAGGGTTCGTCTAAAGCATCTGCCATTTCCTGATAACTCATTT
Proteins encoded in this window:
- the lipA gene encoding lipoyl synthase; this encodes MNTETASVFPPREAKPKWLRVKLPTGKKYTELRGLVDKYKLNTICTSGSCPNMGECWGEGTATFMILGNICTRSCGFCGVKTGRPEDVDWEEPEKVARSIKLMNIKHAVITSVDRDDLKDMGSIIWAETVKAIRRMNPHTTLETLIPDFQGVEKNIDRIIAVAPEVVSHNMETVRRLTREVRIQAKYDRSLEVLRYLKEQGINRTKSGIMLGLGETEEEVIQTLHDLKDAKVDIVTIGQYLQPSKKHLPVKEFITPEQFEKYEKIGKELGFRHVESGALVRSSYHAEKHIH